In Deinococcus sp. QL22, the following are encoded in one genomic region:
- a CDS encoding MFS transporter, which yields MSASSVQITRSDYLRLAPLYTAQALATGATTVSTVLASLVMSGLGSEHLAGLPSTLISAAAALSAGAFGALMLRSGRRLGLGLAFALGAAGAVVGFAGARAGLVPVFLLGAVMMGGAQGGYQQARYAAAESVPESRRGTALGALMLMSVLGSFLMTGASGVVEGIGAGLGVSAEVGGWLMGGLLLAVAAVLMVFWKPLVAPATVAPGAAVAAARLHLRAAMSMPGVRSTGLALAAAQGIMVTLMSLTPLRAHHGGMDHTGIAVLISGHILGMFGFGWLTGPLIDRFGLRLGYIGGSVLLVAAALTAPLAGSAWLGASMFLLGLGWNLAFVSGSKALTRFPAVQGVTDGLGYVAAGTGTLLGGFVIARAGFPPLAYACAVLALLPLVSAWRVRR from the coding sequence ATGAGCGCCAGCAGCGTCCAGATCACCCGCAGCGATTATTTGCGTTTGGCCCCGCTGTACACGGCTCAGGCCCTGGCAACGGGCGCGACCACCGTCAGCACCGTCCTCGCCAGCCTGGTCATGAGTGGGCTGGGCAGCGAACATCTGGCGGGCCTGCCCAGCACCCTGATCAGTGCGGCGGCGGCGTTGTCGGCAGGCGCTTTCGGGGCGCTGATGTTGCGCTCCGGGCGGCGCTTGGGGCTGGGGCTGGCCTTTGCGCTGGGGGCGGCAGGCGCGGTGGTGGGCTTTGCCGGGGCACGGGCAGGCTTGGTGCCTGTATTCCTGCTGGGCGCGGTCATGATGGGCGGCGCTCAGGGCGGCTACCAGCAGGCCCGCTACGCCGCCGCCGAAAGCGTGCCGGAATCGCGGCGCGGCACGGCGCTGGGCGCACTGATGCTGATGAGCGTGCTGGGTTCCTTCCTGATGACGGGCGCGTCGGGTGTGGTGGAAGGCATCGGCGCGGGCCTAGGCGTCAGTGCCGAAGTGGGCGGCTGGCTGATGGGCGGGCTGCTGCTGGCGGTGGCCGCCGTGCTGATGGTGTTCTGGAAACCGCTGGTGGCTCCGGCAACTGTGGCTCCGGGGGCTGCGGTGGCTGCCGCGCGCCTGCACCTCCGCGCCGCCATGTCTATGCCGGGCGTGCGGTCTACGGGGCTGGCATTGGCCGCCGCACAGGGCATCATGGTCACACTCATGAGCCTGACGCCGCTGCGGGCGCACCATGGGGGCATGGATCACACCGGAATTGCCGTGCTGATTTCGGGCCACATTCTGGGCATGTTCGGCTTCGGCTGGCTGACCGGGCCGCTGATAGACCGCTTTGGGCTGCGGCTGGGCTATATCGGCGGCTCGGTGCTGCTGGTGGCGGCGGCGCTCACGGCTCCTCTGGCGGGTTCGGCGTGGTTGGGGGCTAGCATGTTCCTGTTGGGATTGGGCTGGAATCTGGCGTTCGTCAGCGGTTCCAAAGCCCTGACCCGTTTTCCCGCAGTGCAGGGCGTCACCGATGGTCTGGGCTACGTCGCGGCGGGCACAGGAACCCTGCTGGGCGGCTTCGTTATTGCCCGCGCCGGATTCCCGCCCCTTGCCTACGCCTGCGCGGTGCTGGCCCTCCTGCCGCTGGTGAGCGCGTGGCGGGTACGGCGCTAG
- the tatA gene encoding twin-arginine translocase TatA/TatE family subunit, with product MPNIGPGEILVILLIALLVFGPRKLPELGKSLGAGIREFRKGTAGLKEEFEGSMRDPAQSVAPAPVQTIVASGVTPGVVMAKEVTPQPAQAVTPTTSEKAPEHV from the coding sequence ATGCCCAATATCGGCCCCGGAGAAATCCTCGTTATTTTACTGATCGCCCTGCTGGTGTTCGGCCCCCGCAAGCTACCCGAATTGGGCAAAAGCTTGGGCGCAGGCATCCGCGAATTCCGCAAAGGAACCGCTGGCCTGAAAGAAGAGTTTGAGGGCAGTATGCGCGACCCGGCCCAATCGGTGGCCCCCGCGCCTGTGCAGACCATCGTTGCCTCTGGCGTGACGCCCGGTGTGGTTATGGCAAAGGAAGTCACGCCTCAGCCCGCGCAGGCCGTCACTCCCACCACTTCCGAAAAAGCGCCTGAGCACGTCTAG
- a CDS encoding cobalamin B12-binding domain-containing protein, translated as MDTEQTTDRRIRVLIAKPGMDGHDRGAKVVARALRDAGMEVVYTGLRQTAEMIVNAAVQEDVDAIGLSVLSGAHMHYFREVMALLRERDATDIIVFGGGIIPDQDLPTLKELGVGRVFTPGASTEDAATYLKTAVTARWQAQGEA; from the coding sequence ATGGACACAGAACAGACGACAGACCGCCGGATTCGGGTTCTCATTGCCAAACCCGGCATGGACGGGCATGACCGGGGCGCGAAAGTGGTGGCGCGGGCGCTGCGCGACGCGGGCATGGAAGTGGTGTATACGGGGCTGCGCCAGACCGCCGAAATGATCGTAAACGCCGCCGTGCAAGAAGACGTGGATGCCATCGGCCTCAGCGTTTTGTCGGGCGCACATATGCACTATTTCCGCGAGGTCATGGCCCTGCTGCGCGAGCGGGACGCCACCGACATCATTGTGTTTGGCGGCGGCATCATTCCCGATCAGGATTTGCCGACGCTGAAGGAACTGGGCGTGGGCCGCGTATTTACGCCGGGAGCCAGCACCGAAGACGCCGCCACTTACCTGAAAACGGCAGTGACCGCGCGTTGGCAAGCGCAGGGCGAGGCCTAG